Proteins from a genomic interval of Musa acuminata AAA Group cultivar baxijiao chromosome BXJ1-9, Cavendish_Baxijiao_AAA, whole genome shotgun sequence:
- the LOC103999084 gene encoding uncharacterized protein LOC103999084 isoform X3: MYIQVRQLLEKNDKGHVIATCRNPDGATGLLDLKKKFMERLNLLQLDVTKESTIEAAATSVRESYGSLNLLINASGILSIPDVLQPETTLTKVEKSSLLLAYEVNAIGPILVIKHMWPLLKVGGGSGTERKHAVVASLSARVGSIGDNGLGGWHSYRASKTALNQLTKTISVEFARKKDPIVCILLHPGTVDTDLSRPFQRNVPKGKLFTKEFSVQNLLSIIDNAKSSDNGKFFAWDGQEIPW; the protein is encoded by the exons ATGTACATCCAG GTTAGGCAACTATTGGAAAAGAATGATAAAGGACATGTCATTGCTACCTGTCGGAATCCTGATGGAGCAACAGGCCTTCTTGACTTGAAAAAGAAATTTATGGAACGTCTTAATTTATTGCAATTGGATGTAACAAAGGAAAGCACCATAGAG GCAGCAGCAACCTCTGTAAGAGAAAGCTATGGCAGTCTGAACCTGCTGATTAATGCGTCTGGCATTCTTTCAATACCAGATGTACTACAACCAG AAACAACATTAACTAAAGTAGAAAAGTCATCTCTGCTTCTTGCATATGAAGTTAATGCTATTGGTCCTATTTTAGTGATCAAG CACATGTGGCCACTGTTGAAGGTTGGAGGTGGCTCTGGAACTgaaagaaaacatgctgttgttGCAAGTTTAAGTGCTAGAGTGGGCTCAATTGGAGATAATGGATTGGGAGGATGGCATTCTTATCGAGCTTCTAAAACAGCATTAAATCAAT TGACAAAGACTATATCAGTGGAATTTGCTCGGAAGAAAGATCCAATCGTTTGCATCCTGTTGCATCCAGGAACCGTGGACACAGACCTTTCCCGGCCATTCCAAAGAAATGTCCCAAAGGGTAAACTCTTCACAAAAGAGTTCTCGGTCCAAAATCTATTGAGCATCATAGACAATGCTAAAAGCAGCGACAACGGGAAGTTTTTCGCATGGGATGGTCAGGAGATTCCCTGGTAG
- the LOC135593828 gene encoding thiosulfate/3-mercaptopyruvate sulfurtransferase 2-like isoform X2, which produces MASSLLSRTLAVLRPIRSSACAAHDSRKIFNAFSKRIVSSGRSGLSSLVSPSTRSVRRFEFASTSLRATTSAIHTVAHCEPVVSADWLLANLRQPDVKILDASWYMPDEQRNPFQEYQMAHIPGALFFDVDGISDRTSNLPHMLPSEEAFAAAVSALGIYNTDGVVVYDGKGIFSAARVWWMFRVFGHDKVWVLDGGLPQWRASGYDVESSASGDAILKASAASEVIEKVYHGKVGSSTFEAKFQPHLVWKLEQVKQNIEGQAYQHIDARSKARMFIRKPRTNIKSMNYQRNLLLKRLSNHRMQVLEIEDDQQSYGSIRTTWKTTKMRDFVTFFENLTVQLLSHGRESELVMFLAANAFLLARCWIAHKCSCLQMNLPKDSRKQESQWTDLWLPPAVLV; this is translated from the exons ATGGCATCGTCTCTGTTGAGTAGAACACTCGCCGTGCTTCGACCGATCCGTTCTTCGGCTTGCGCTGCCCACGATTCGAGAAAGATTTTCAACGCTTTCTCCAAG AGAATAGTGAGTAGTGGCCGCTCCGGCTTGTCATCTCTGGTTAGTCCATCTACTCGGTCCGTCCGGCGCTTTGAATTTGCTTCCACGAGCCTGAGGGCGACTACGTCTGCGATTCATACAGTAGCGCATTGTGAGCCGGTTGTTTCTGCCGATTGGCTTCTTGCTAATCTTAGACAGCCTGATGTTAAG atacTAGATGCCTCTTGGTACATGCCTGATGAGCAAAGGAATCCTTTCCAAGAATATCAG ATGGCTCATATACCTGGTGCATTGTTTTTCGATGTTGATGGAATATCAGACAGAACATCTAAT TTGCCACATATGTTGCCATCAGAAGAAGCTTTTGCTGCTGCAGTTTCTGCACTTGGGATTTATAACACAGATGGGGTGGTTGTTTATGATGGAAAGGGAATATTCAGTGCTGCTCGTGTGTGGTG GATGTTCAGAGTTTTTGGACATGATAAGGTTTGGGTGCTGGATGGAGGCTTGCCGCAGTGGCGTGCTTCCGGATATGATGTCGAGTCCAGTGCCTCTGGAGATGCAATTTTAAAAGCTAGTGCAGCTAGTGAAGTAATTGAAAAGGTTTATCATGGAAAG GTTGGATCTTCAACATTTGAAGCAAAGTTTCAGCCTCATCTTGTATGGAAGCTTGAACAG GTTAAGCAAAACATAGAAGGACAAGCATATCAGCATATAGATGCACGTTCAAAGGCGAG GATGTTTATTCGCAAGCCAAGAACCAATATCAAATCCATGAACTACCAACGAAACCTACTCCTTAAACGTTTGTCAAATCATCGGATGCAAGTGTTGGAAATTGAAGATGATCAGCAGTCTTATGGGTCAATCAGAACAACCTGGAAGACAACAAAGATGAGAGACTTTGTGACATTTTTTGAGA ATTTGACGGTGCAGCTCCTGAGCCACGGAAGGGAATCAGAGCTGGTCATGTTCCTGGCAGCAAATGCATTCCTTTTGGCCAG ATGCTGGATAGCTCACAAATGCTCTTGCCTGCAAATGAACTTACCAAAAGATTCGAGGAAGCAG GAATCACAATGGACCGACCTGTGGTTGCCTCCTGCGGTACTGGTGTGA
- the LOC135593828 gene encoding thiosulfate/3-mercaptopyruvate sulfurtransferase 1, mitochondrial-like isoform X4, protein MASSLLSRTLAVLRPIRSSACAAHDSRKIFNAFSKRIVSSGRSGLSSLVSPSTRSVRRFEFASTSLRATTSAIHTVAHCEPVVSADWLLANLRQPDVKILDASWYMPDEQRNPFQEYQMAHIPGALFFDVDGISDRTSNLPHMLPSEEAFAAAVSALGIYNTDGVVVYDGKGIFSAARVWWMFRVFGHDKVWVLDGGLPQWRASGYDVESSASGDAILKASAASEVIEKVYHGKVGSSTFEAKFQPHLVWKLEQVKQNIEGQAYQHIDARSKARFDGAAPEPRKGIRAGHVPGSKCIPFGQMLDSSQMLLPANELTKRFEEAGITMDRPVVASCGTGVTACILALGLHRLGKTDVAVYDGSWTEWGSQPDTPVTTA, encoded by the exons ATGGCATCGTCTCTGTTGAGTAGAACACTCGCCGTGCTTCGACCGATCCGTTCTTCGGCTTGCGCTGCCCACGATTCGAGAAAGATTTTCAACGCTTTCTCCAAG AGAATAGTGAGTAGTGGCCGCTCCGGCTTGTCATCTCTGGTTAGTCCATCTACTCGGTCCGTCCGGCGCTTTGAATTTGCTTCCACGAGCCTGAGGGCGACTACGTCTGCGATTCATACAGTAGCGCATTGTGAGCCGGTTGTTTCTGCCGATTGGCTTCTTGCTAATCTTAGACAGCCTGATGTTAAG atacTAGATGCCTCTTGGTACATGCCTGATGAGCAAAGGAATCCTTTCCAAGAATATCAG ATGGCTCATATACCTGGTGCATTGTTTTTCGATGTTGATGGAATATCAGACAGAACATCTAAT TTGCCACATATGTTGCCATCAGAAGAAGCTTTTGCTGCTGCAGTTTCTGCACTTGGGATTTATAACACAGATGGGGTGGTTGTTTATGATGGAAAGGGAATATTCAGTGCTGCTCGTGTGTGGTG GATGTTCAGAGTTTTTGGACATGATAAGGTTTGGGTGCTGGATGGAGGCTTGCCGCAGTGGCGTGCTTCCGGATATGATGTCGAGTCCAGTGCCTCTGGAGATGCAATTTTAAAAGCTAGTGCAGCTAGTGAAGTAATTGAAAAGGTTTATCATGGAAAG GTTGGATCTTCAACATTTGAAGCAAAGTTTCAGCCTCATCTTGTATGGAAGCTTGAACAG GTTAAGCAAAACATAGAAGGACAAGCATATCAGCATATAGATGCACGTTCAAAGGCGAG ATTTGACGGTGCAGCTCCTGAGCCACGGAAGGGAATCAGAGCTGGTCATGTTCCTGGCAGCAAATGCATTCCTTTTGGCCAG ATGCTGGATAGCTCACAAATGCTCTTGCCTGCAAATGAACTTACCAAAAGATTCGAGGAAGCAG GAATCACAATGGACCGACCTGTGGTTGCCTCCTGCGGTACTGGTGTGACTGCTTGCATACTTGCTTTA GGTTTGCATCGGCTTGGAAAGACTGATGTCGCAGTCTACGATGGATCCTGGACCGAGTGGGGATCACAACCTGACACCCCTGTCACCACTGCTTGA
- the LOC103999409 gene encoding protein P21-like yields the protein MVSSTILSFLLFALLLALSRAVTFEIVNGCPFTVWPAAVPGGGLQLDQGQTWVLDVNPGTTGGRIWARTGCSFDGSGSGSCQTGDCGGVLDCKGYGSPPNTVAEFAVGQFNNFDVSLVDGFNVPMEFGSCRAIRCSADINGRCPAELRTPGGCNNPCTVFKTDEYCCTSGSCGPTTYSKFFKSNCPDAYSYPKDDATSTFTCPGNGDYKVIFCPSVSSLPADGYPTRFGRIAVSFVIPKASGT from the coding sequence ATGGTTTCATCAACCattctctccttcctcctcttcgctCTCCTCCTCGCCCTCTCCCGTGCCGTCACTTTCGAGATCGTCAACGGGTGCCCTTTCACCGTCTGGCCTGCAGCCGTGCCGGGTGGCGGCCTTCAGCTTGACCAAGGCCAGACCTGGGTCCTCGATGTGAACCCCGGGACGACCGGTGGCCGCATCTGGGCTCGCACCGGCTGCTCCTTCGACGGAAGCGGCAGTGGAAGTTGCCAGACCGGGGACTGCGGCGGCGTCTTGGACTGCAAGGGGTACGGCAGCCCACCCAACACCGTCGCGGAGTTCGCGGTCGGCCAGTTCAACAACTTCGACGTCTCCCTCGTTGACGGCTTCAACGTGCCCATGGAGTTCGGTAGCTGCAGGGCGATCCGGTGCTCGGCGGACATCAATGGGCGGTGCCCCGCCGAGCTGAGGACCCCGGGCGGCTGCAACAATCCATGCACGGTGTTCAAGACGGACGAGTACTGCTGCACCTCCGGCAGCTGCGGGCCGACCACCTACTCCAAGTTCTTCAAGAGCAACTGCCCCGACGCCTACAGCTACCCGAAGGACGACGCCACCTCGACCTTCACTTGCCCCGGTAACGGCGACTACAAGGTCATTTTCTGCCCCTCCGTCTCGTCGTTGCCGGCCGATGGGTACCCCACGAGGTTCGGCCGGATCGCTGTGAGTTTTGTGATCCCAAAGGCTTCAGGGACGTAA
- the LOC135593828 gene encoding thiosulfate/3-mercaptopyruvate sulfurtransferase 1, mitochondrial-like isoform X3, which produces MASSLLSRTLAVLRPIRSSACAAHDSRKIFNAFSKRIVSSGRSGLSSLVSPSTRSVRRFEFASTSLRATTSAIHTVAHCEPVVSADWLLANLRQPDVKILDASWYMPDEQRNPFQEYQMAHIPGALFFDVDGISDRTSNLPHMLPSEEAFAAAVSALGIYNTDGVVVYDGKGIFSAARVWWMFRVFGHDKVWVLDGGLPQWRASGYDVESSASGDAILKASAASEVIEKVYHGKVVGSSTFEAKFQPHLVWKLEQVKQNIEGQAYQHIDARSKARFDGAAPEPRKGIRAGHVPGSKCIPFGQMLDSSQMLLPANELTKRFEEAGITMDRPVVASCGTGVTACILALGLHRLGKTDVAVYDGSWTEWGSQPDTPVTTA; this is translated from the exons ATGGCATCGTCTCTGTTGAGTAGAACACTCGCCGTGCTTCGACCGATCCGTTCTTCGGCTTGCGCTGCCCACGATTCGAGAAAGATTTTCAACGCTTTCTCCAAG AGAATAGTGAGTAGTGGCCGCTCCGGCTTGTCATCTCTGGTTAGTCCATCTACTCGGTCCGTCCGGCGCTTTGAATTTGCTTCCACGAGCCTGAGGGCGACTACGTCTGCGATTCATACAGTAGCGCATTGTGAGCCGGTTGTTTCTGCCGATTGGCTTCTTGCTAATCTTAGACAGCCTGATGTTAAG atacTAGATGCCTCTTGGTACATGCCTGATGAGCAAAGGAATCCTTTCCAAGAATATCAG ATGGCTCATATACCTGGTGCATTGTTTTTCGATGTTGATGGAATATCAGACAGAACATCTAAT TTGCCACATATGTTGCCATCAGAAGAAGCTTTTGCTGCTGCAGTTTCTGCACTTGGGATTTATAACACAGATGGGGTGGTTGTTTATGATGGAAAGGGAATATTCAGTGCTGCTCGTGTGTGGTG GATGTTCAGAGTTTTTGGACATGATAAGGTTTGGGTGCTGGATGGAGGCTTGCCGCAGTGGCGTGCTTCCGGATATGATGTCGAGTCCAGTGCCTCTGGAGATGCAATTTTAAAAGCTAGTGCAGCTAGTGAAGTAATTGAAAAGGTTTATCATGGAAAGGTG GTTGGATCTTCAACATTTGAAGCAAAGTTTCAGCCTCATCTTGTATGGAAGCTTGAACAG GTTAAGCAAAACATAGAAGGACAAGCATATCAGCATATAGATGCACGTTCAAAGGCGAG ATTTGACGGTGCAGCTCCTGAGCCACGGAAGGGAATCAGAGCTGGTCATGTTCCTGGCAGCAAATGCATTCCTTTTGGCCAG ATGCTGGATAGCTCACAAATGCTCTTGCCTGCAAATGAACTTACCAAAAGATTCGAGGAAGCAG GAATCACAATGGACCGACCTGTGGTTGCCTCCTGCGGTACTGGTGTGACTGCTTGCATACTTGCTTTA GGTTTGCATCGGCTTGGAAAGACTGATGTCGCAGTCTACGATGGATCCTGGACCGAGTGGGGATCACAACCTGACACCCCTGTCACCACTGCTTGA
- the LOC103999084 gene encoding uncharacterized protein LOC103999084 isoform X2, which translates to MLQFVMAGVQVYLFGLLYGKVRQLLEKNDKGHVIATCRNPDGATGLLDLKKKFMERLNLLQLDVTKESTIEAAATSVRESYGSLNLLINASGILSIPDVLQPETTLTKVEKSSLLLAYEVNAIGPILVIKHMWPLLKVGGGSGTERKHAVVASLSARVGSIGDNGLGGWHSYRASKTALNQLTKTISVEFARKKDPIVCILLHPGTVDTDLSRPFQRNVPKGKLFTKEFSVQNLLSIIDNAKSSDNGKFFAWDGQEIPW; encoded by the exons ATGCTTCAGTTTGTTATGGCTGGTGTTCAAGTTTATTTATTTGGGCTCTTATATGGGAAG GTTAGGCAACTATTGGAAAAGAATGATAAAGGACATGTCATTGCTACCTGTCGGAATCCTGATGGAGCAACAGGCCTTCTTGACTTGAAAAAGAAATTTATGGAACGTCTTAATTTATTGCAATTGGATGTAACAAAGGAAAGCACCATAGAG GCAGCAGCAACCTCTGTAAGAGAAAGCTATGGCAGTCTGAACCTGCTGATTAATGCGTCTGGCATTCTTTCAATACCAGATGTACTACAACCAG AAACAACATTAACTAAAGTAGAAAAGTCATCTCTGCTTCTTGCATATGAAGTTAATGCTATTGGTCCTATTTTAGTGATCAAG CACATGTGGCCACTGTTGAAGGTTGGAGGTGGCTCTGGAACTgaaagaaaacatgctgttgttGCAAGTTTAAGTGCTAGAGTGGGCTCAATTGGAGATAATGGATTGGGAGGATGGCATTCTTATCGAGCTTCTAAAACAGCATTAAATCAAT TGACAAAGACTATATCAGTGGAATTTGCTCGGAAGAAAGATCCAATCGTTTGCATCCTGTTGCATCCAGGAACCGTGGACACAGACCTTTCCCGGCCATTCCAAAGAAATGTCCCAAAGGGTAAACTCTTCACAAAAGAGTTCTCGGTCCAAAATCTATTGAGCATCATAGACAATGCTAAAAGCAGCGACAACGGGAAGTTTTTCGCATGGGATGGTCAGGAGATTCCCTGGTAG
- the LOC135593828 gene encoding thiosulfate/3-mercaptopyruvate sulfurtransferase 2-like isoform X1 translates to MASSLLSRTLAVLRPIRSSACAAHDSRKIFNAFSKRIVSSGRSGLSSLVSPSTRSVRRFEFASTSLRATTSAIHTVAHCEPVVSADWLLANLRQPDVKILDASWYMPDEQRNPFQEYQMAHIPGALFFDVDGISDRTSNLPHMLPSEEAFAAAVSALGIYNTDGVVVYDGKGIFSAARVWWMFRVFGHDKVWVLDGGLPQWRASGYDVESSASGDAILKASAASEVIEKVYHGKVVGSSTFEAKFQPHLVWKLEQVKQNIEGQAYQHIDARSKARMFIRKPRTNIKSMNYQRNLLLKRLSNHRMQVLEIEDDQQSYGSIRTTWKTTKMRDFVTFFENLTVQLLSHGRESELVMFLAANAFLLARCWIAHKCSCLQMNLPKDSRKQESQWTDLWLPPAVLV, encoded by the exons ATGGCATCGTCTCTGTTGAGTAGAACACTCGCCGTGCTTCGACCGATCCGTTCTTCGGCTTGCGCTGCCCACGATTCGAGAAAGATTTTCAACGCTTTCTCCAAG AGAATAGTGAGTAGTGGCCGCTCCGGCTTGTCATCTCTGGTTAGTCCATCTACTCGGTCCGTCCGGCGCTTTGAATTTGCTTCCACGAGCCTGAGGGCGACTACGTCTGCGATTCATACAGTAGCGCATTGTGAGCCGGTTGTTTCTGCCGATTGGCTTCTTGCTAATCTTAGACAGCCTGATGTTAAG atacTAGATGCCTCTTGGTACATGCCTGATGAGCAAAGGAATCCTTTCCAAGAATATCAG ATGGCTCATATACCTGGTGCATTGTTTTTCGATGTTGATGGAATATCAGACAGAACATCTAAT TTGCCACATATGTTGCCATCAGAAGAAGCTTTTGCTGCTGCAGTTTCTGCACTTGGGATTTATAACACAGATGGGGTGGTTGTTTATGATGGAAAGGGAATATTCAGTGCTGCTCGTGTGTGGTG GATGTTCAGAGTTTTTGGACATGATAAGGTTTGGGTGCTGGATGGAGGCTTGCCGCAGTGGCGTGCTTCCGGATATGATGTCGAGTCCAGTGCCTCTGGAGATGCAATTTTAAAAGCTAGTGCAGCTAGTGAAGTAATTGAAAAGGTTTATCATGGAAAGGTG GTTGGATCTTCAACATTTGAAGCAAAGTTTCAGCCTCATCTTGTATGGAAGCTTGAACAG GTTAAGCAAAACATAGAAGGACAAGCATATCAGCATATAGATGCACGTTCAAAGGCGAG GATGTTTATTCGCAAGCCAAGAACCAATATCAAATCCATGAACTACCAACGAAACCTACTCCTTAAACGTTTGTCAAATCATCGGATGCAAGTGTTGGAAATTGAAGATGATCAGCAGTCTTATGGGTCAATCAGAACAACCTGGAAGACAACAAAGATGAGAGACTTTGTGACATTTTTTGAGA ATTTGACGGTGCAGCTCCTGAGCCACGGAAGGGAATCAGAGCTGGTCATGTTCCTGGCAGCAAATGCATTCCTTTTGGCCAG ATGCTGGATAGCTCACAAATGCTCTTGCCTGCAAATGAACTTACCAAAAGATTCGAGGAAGCAG GAATCACAATGGACCGACCTGTGGTTGCCTCCTGCGGTACTGGTGTGA
- the LOC103999084 gene encoding uncharacterized protein LOC103999084 isoform X1: protein MCLSFLSSSSMMRSMRRGFFCSSATLRWEGGVSMVQGASRGIGLEFVRQLLEKNDKGHVIATCRNPDGATGLLDLKKKFMERLNLLQLDVTKESTIEAAATSVRESYGSLNLLINASGILSIPDVLQPETTLTKVEKSSLLLAYEVNAIGPILVIKHMWPLLKVGGGSGTERKHAVVASLSARVGSIGDNGLGGWHSYRASKTALNQLTKTISVEFARKKDPIVCILLHPGTVDTDLSRPFQRNVPKGKLFTKEFSVQNLLSIIDNAKSSDNGKFFAWDGQEIPW from the exons ATGTgcctttcatttttatcttcgtcGTCCATGATGAGATCAATGAGAAGGGGTTTCTTCTGCAGCAGCGCTACGCTCAGGTGGGAAGGTGGGGTTTCCATGGTGCAGGGCGCTTCAAGGGGAATCGGCCTTGAATTC GTTAGGCAACTATTGGAAAAGAATGATAAAGGACATGTCATTGCTACCTGTCGGAATCCTGATGGAGCAACAGGCCTTCTTGACTTGAAAAAGAAATTTATGGAACGTCTTAATTTATTGCAATTGGATGTAACAAAGGAAAGCACCATAGAG GCAGCAGCAACCTCTGTAAGAGAAAGCTATGGCAGTCTGAACCTGCTGATTAATGCGTCTGGCATTCTTTCAATACCAGATGTACTACAACCAG AAACAACATTAACTAAAGTAGAAAAGTCATCTCTGCTTCTTGCATATGAAGTTAATGCTATTGGTCCTATTTTAGTGATCAAG CACATGTGGCCACTGTTGAAGGTTGGAGGTGGCTCTGGAACTgaaagaaaacatgctgttgttGCAAGTTTAAGTGCTAGAGTGGGCTCAATTGGAGATAATGGATTGGGAGGATGGCATTCTTATCGAGCTTCTAAAACAGCATTAAATCAAT TGACAAAGACTATATCAGTGGAATTTGCTCGGAAGAAAGATCCAATCGTTTGCATCCTGTTGCATCCAGGAACCGTGGACACAGACCTTTCCCGGCCATTCCAAAGAAATGTCCCAAAGGGTAAACTCTTCACAAAAGAGTTCTCGGTCCAAAATCTATTGAGCATCATAGACAATGCTAAAAGCAGCGACAACGGGAAGTTTTTCGCATGGGATGGTCAGGAGATTCCCTGGTAG
- the LOC135593828 gene encoding thiosulfate/3-mercaptopyruvate sulfurtransferase 1, mitochondrial-like isoform X5 yields the protein MASSLLSRTLAVLRPIRSSACAAHDSRKIFNAFSKRIVSSGRSGLSSLVSPSTRSVRRFEFASTSLRATTSAIHTVAHCEPVVSADWLLANLRQPDVKILDASWYMPDEQRNPFQEYQMAHIPGALFFDVDGISDRTSNLPHMLPSEEAFAAAVSALGIYNTDGVVVYDGKGIFSAARVWWMFRVFGHDKVWVLDGGLPQWRASGYDVESSASGDAILKASAASEVIEKVYHGKVVGSSTFEAKFQPHLVWKLEQVKQNIEGQAYQHIDARSKARMFIRKPRTNIKSMNYQRNLLLKRLSNHRMQVLEIEDDQQSYGSIRTTWKTTKMRDFVTFFEKWYIKLLIKI from the exons ATGGCATCGTCTCTGTTGAGTAGAACACTCGCCGTGCTTCGACCGATCCGTTCTTCGGCTTGCGCTGCCCACGATTCGAGAAAGATTTTCAACGCTTTCTCCAAG AGAATAGTGAGTAGTGGCCGCTCCGGCTTGTCATCTCTGGTTAGTCCATCTACTCGGTCCGTCCGGCGCTTTGAATTTGCTTCCACGAGCCTGAGGGCGACTACGTCTGCGATTCATACAGTAGCGCATTGTGAGCCGGTTGTTTCTGCCGATTGGCTTCTTGCTAATCTTAGACAGCCTGATGTTAAG atacTAGATGCCTCTTGGTACATGCCTGATGAGCAAAGGAATCCTTTCCAAGAATATCAG ATGGCTCATATACCTGGTGCATTGTTTTTCGATGTTGATGGAATATCAGACAGAACATCTAAT TTGCCACATATGTTGCCATCAGAAGAAGCTTTTGCTGCTGCAGTTTCTGCACTTGGGATTTATAACACAGATGGGGTGGTTGTTTATGATGGAAAGGGAATATTCAGTGCTGCTCGTGTGTGGTG GATGTTCAGAGTTTTTGGACATGATAAGGTTTGGGTGCTGGATGGAGGCTTGCCGCAGTGGCGTGCTTCCGGATATGATGTCGAGTCCAGTGCCTCTGGAGATGCAATTTTAAAAGCTAGTGCAGCTAGTGAAGTAATTGAAAAGGTTTATCATGGAAAGGTG GTTGGATCTTCAACATTTGAAGCAAAGTTTCAGCCTCATCTTGTATGGAAGCTTGAACAG GTTAAGCAAAACATAGAAGGACAAGCATATCAGCATATAGATGCACGTTCAAAGGCGAG GATGTTTATTCGCAAGCCAAGAACCAATATCAAATCCATGAACTACCAACGAAACCTACTCCTTAAACGTTTGTCAAATCATCGGATGCAAGTGTTGGAAATTGAAGATGATCAGCAGTCTTATGGGTCAATCAGAACAACCTGGAAGACAACAAAGATGAGAGACTTTGTGACATTTTTTGAGA AGTGGTACATAAAGCTTTTGATCAAAATATAA